Proteins encoded by one window of Arachis ipaensis cultivar K30076 chromosome B04, Araip1.1, whole genome shotgun sequence:
- the LOC107636602 gene encoding uncharacterized protein LOC107636602, with translation MVVEDLHFDVDEWSLQEIVSQLKQLGYKGFARVWYKEPGIDLKLDLREMKSDGDAMRMARSLMSSSCKHCEVYVVDGARESNGIEITSSDADYVPEEGEDSGTGLIEVEVDAESEPSTEEEVFDDNADDGDHEDHFGFEVEDNDPKSNVFGEFTGPLNDEGTAAARTTGGDEGLREGDEQVGGISDEYETDDIDSYEGDSDDMIKKRRFSKYNKAEMNREYEFQVGLEFKSLSQFKEAVKEHALLNGRDIRFRKNDKVRCRVVCKGRKGKCKWICFASKVGGSDCFRINTLNGKHTCGKNYSGRLASSSWISKKIANNISRGEEMKLAKVIQTIQDKYMANISVGKVYWARRKAREEVHRQPIQQYAKLRDYCAEILRANPRFSLSILVDRPSLTHQPRFMRMYMCLDVVKKGF, from the coding sequence ATGGTTGTGGAGGATTTACATTTTGACGTTGATGAATGGTCATTGCAAGAGATTGTCAGTCAGCTAAAGCAACTAGGGTATAAGGGTTTCGCCAGGGTATGGTACAAGGAACCTGGGATAGATTTGAAGTTAGATCTTAGAGAGATGAAGTCCGATGGGGATGCGATGAGAATGGCTAGGTCACTGATGTCAAGTTCCTGCAAACATTGCGAGGTATATGTTGTCGATGGAGCCAGAGAAAGTAACGGAATTGAAATCACTTCAAGTGATGCTGATTATGTGCCAGAGGAAGGTGAAGACAGTGGCACTGGGTTGATAGAGGTTGAAGTGGATGCTGAGTCAGAGCCTTCTACTGAAGAAGAGGTATTTGACGATAATGCTGATGATGGTGACCATGAGGATCACtttgggtttgaggtggaggaTAATGATCCAAAATCAAATGTATTTGGGGAATTTACTGGCCCACTAAATGATGAGGGAACTGCAGCAGCTAGAACAACTGGAGGTGATGAAGGTTTAAGGGAGGGTGATGAGCAAGTTGGGGGCATATCTGATGAATATGAGACTGATGATATAGACAGTTATGAGGGAGACTCTGATGATATGATAAAAAAGAGGAGGTTTTCTAAATACAATAAGGCAGAGATGAACAGAGAGTATGAATTTCAAGTGGGGCTGGAATTTAAATCACTTAGTCAATTCAAAGAGGCTGTTAAGGAGCATGCCCTATTGAATGGTAGGGACATTAGGTTTCGAAAAAATGATAAAGTGAGGTGTAGAGTTGTTTGCAAAGGAAGAAAGGGAAAGTGCAAGTGGATTTGTTTTGCAAGTAAGGTTGGGGGTTCTGACTGTTTCAGGATCAATACTTTGAATGGAAAGCATACATGTGGAAAGAACTATAGCGGAAGACTTGCATCAAGTAGTTGGATCTCAAAGaagattgccaacaacatcagtAGAGGCGAGGAGATGAAGCTTGCGAAAGTTATTCAGACTATCCAAGACAAATACATGGCCAATATCAGTGTTGGTAAGGTTTACTGGGCAAGGAGGAAGGCAAGAGAAGAGGTACATAGGCAGCCAATCCAACAGTATGCTAAGCTAAGGGATTATTGTGCAGAGATACTTAGGGCAAATCCAAGATTTAGTCTGAGCATATTGGTTGATAGGCCTTCTCTTACGCACCAGCCCCGATTTATGAGAATGTACATGTGCCTTGATGTAGTCAAGAAaggcttttag